One window of Sphingobacteriales bacterium genomic DNA carries:
- a CDS encoding T9SS type A sorting domain-containing protein has translation MVQIIGLFLLCLFQNDMLTETHIITDPDNPEIFEFSGLSKGIDVYNTLTVMKEVNITNQNFQSTQKGITLNGTVGSKVTNNTFSVPPGISLAEDTYGLLTYGSIGLTVEDNQFQAQEAQYNPFTFGAIFDNTEYGSFVSHVRNNFFDSRLNPATQFIGSNNRLYTNCNAYDDCDLDWHLATDAILPDQGICDPADADLALRTHWHYVNEIGSTIGYNNYHIINDNLAFTLNLNIDNSVQSDPIYGGTPLPYVTGNVNVQQCDPLDPFFQNMSCTVPIPIEGAGMADCNNENDIEQRIYNFLRYNQRDSLLALLHCIDTEWAIRLLVGTYVDEGLYEHALDELQNLPNTPENAEFIALYQAIIEGGLEGNGKTSESAAKVSQLADDVLSTHQSLAQSVLAVYKSADYVRHGMPIRTNLKYNTILPDFDLAPNPASNMVKILFRNPITEKCHLQICHLNGRFVKNVEVSANSTALHLNIENLATGIYFCRLSTGTTTSKLVVIK, from the coding sequence ATGGTTCAGATAATAGGTTTGTTCCTCTTATGCCTCTTTCAAAACGACATGCTGACCGAAACCCATATCATTACCGACCCCGACAATCCGGAAATCTTTGAGTTTAGCGGACTGAGCAAGGGTATAGATGTCTATAACACCCTGACCGTGATGAAAGAGGTAAACATTACCAATCAAAACTTCCAATCAACCCAAAAAGGAATTACCCTAAACGGAACGGTTGGCAGCAAGGTTACCAACAACACGTTTTCAGTACCTCCCGGCATTTCGCTGGCAGAAGATACCTACGGGCTGCTAACCTACGGCAGCATAGGGCTTACAGTTGAAGACAATCAATTTCAGGCACAGGAAGCCCAATACAACCCCTTCACTTTCGGCGCAATTTTTGACAACACCGAATATGGTAGTTTTGTATCGCATGTAAGAAACAACTTTTTCGACAGCCGGCTAAACCCCGCCACCCAGTTTATAGGCAGCAACAACCGCCTCTACACCAACTGCAACGCCTATGACGATTGCGATCTTGACTGGCACCTTGCAACCGATGCTATTTTGCCTGATCAGGGAATATGTGACCCAGCAGATGCCGATCTCGCTCTCCGGACCCACTGGCATTATGTAAACGAAATTGGTTCTACCATTGGCTACAACAACTATCACATCATCAACGATAATTTAGCCTTCACACTCAACCTAAACATTGATAATAGCGTACAGTCGGATCCTATATATGGGGGCACTCCTCTGCCTTATGTGACAGGGAACGTTAATGTGCAACAATGTGATCCACTTGATCCTTTTTTCCAAAATATGTCCTGTACAGTACCAATTCCTATTGAAGGTGCAGGAATGGCAGATTGTAATAACGAAAACGATATAGAACAACGTATTTACAACTTTTTGCGCTACAACCAACGCGATAGTCTCCTCGCTCTACTACACTGTATTGATACGGAGTGGGCAATCCGTTTGTTGGTAGGCACTTATGTAGATGAAGGTCTTTATGAACATGCATTAGACGAACTGCAAAACTTGCCCAACACACCAGAAAATGCAGAGTTTATAGCGTTGTATCAGGCCATTATTGAAGGCGGTTTGGAAGGTAATGGTAAAACATCAGAGTCTGCTGCTAAAGTAAGTCAATTAGCTGATGATGTATTATCAACACACCAATCGTTAGCTCAAAGTGTATTGGCAGTTTATAAAAGTGCCGATTATGTAAGACATGGAATGCCAATTCGAACCAACTTAAAGTACAATACTATTCTGCCTGATTTTGACTTAGCGCCAAATCCTGCAAGCAATATGGTAAAAATCTTATTTAGAAACCCAATAACCGAAAAATGTCATTTACAAATCTGTCATTTAAATGGTCGATTCGTCAAAAATGTAGAAGTCTCTGCAAATAGCACAGCCCTGCACCTGAATATTGAAAATTTGGCTACAGGTATTTATTTCTGCCGTTTAAGTACAGGTACTACTACCTCAAAATTAGTTGTTATTAAGTAG
- a CDS encoding T9SS type A sorting domain-containing protein codes for MKKKEFYLDSCPPPASYFTRRVKKFGVNAIIFKMLLFLLQVSLFIGYAIPIIAQTQQADLLINPSTLASSNTPILANVYYEPIDRGLYITEVGYELAPPEEALPEDIPYENRWGYSIELTLSEDADPVDLSNYSLVFYAGCNTEGAILISERYSFELSGNINSGETHLVDFSTIAALSNVTTTVISECSDDMFFLRFAIALVYHNGLSNQLLNFVSLPKINGTSSNFDVLALASDGPAFDFLVSPVGTDTQLAEATFPCSFSLTDLGWLYTATPSLGTVNSNLSNCSYNILSYTPTGTNISFNTVPRYVNEKTPSLTYSNNGVTYFRQPSPFLTFNSSCTGLFTEQLLPWVDYYSGITETLFPWTSSNSSDPDYQNNINAITTHVGFTGSLDYFYQKHNLDYNWITYPFMRYSPLSGNFGGSGPTQIVNRGATLTIIGHEVTHRLVSNVNEEFDEAFCDIFGTCIEKFILDQNGYDVSEYPSHQSQKTFDPNYVSFRDAKNFLGILNTDFLNSSDKYFRLRAVTHWFYLLEEGPTEVTQGSALLPVFICGIGDQRAARVVFEALHRIKNDVDSENIISEDVLSESGDHLKLRNHTIAAIDDIIIAGGSINESFINESNFVKAQILNAWSTVHVGEADFVVANYNPNVKICLGNSYTLHASSIYGDVKWIKPDESVYNPSSGAPDVAEYVFEGLENGTFNFKAQVDYYTDDETSIICSLEKPVQIEVKPLIINQDNPLYLCYNAPLTLTHSYHSSVTGLVWKDPAGNVLTPNTDGSLTVTDPVSGTYSIWGMCEGMPIADEITVTVIATPTITFIQPTENGVYCLNDPATLTIEESYVSYDWTNTVSTTNEVTGIANEIGTTTYYVTVTDTNGCTASATTTVTVFDNPQVDIETGTGSEYCTAILTATASEGTPGYSYQWSPNLETTTEITVNIPGIYYINVTDANDCIAQAQYNVQPQDLLSPPDNNEGVYRVGTTTGEPFSNYDIGNNTETWTGLVLKFAGKIIVPAEQTLIIDESVIEMRGGENSEIIIEPGGRLEINQATLKADNCNDKFWKGISVMGSEIPYGNDTGFETEAATGNYGVLVATNSKIENARIGSCNGLLTDNSITAAGGLIRLNNTEFKDNGIAIKLEKFAPSNHQVHDIQNCTVTFTQNNPPENAPEFWWDSNANQPIGLWATAMKLINPLYNNRFHSTMTETKSGIGMRLNNVATLITADPETDPDNPEIFEFSGLSKGIDVYNTLTVMKNVNISDQNFQTTKKQVTLNGTVGSIITGNTFTVPPGSSQADDTYGLLTYGSIGLVIENNLFRAEEAEYNPYTFGAIFDNTEYGSFVTHVRNNFFDSRLNPATQFIGYNGRLLTNCNAYDDCDIDWHLAEYATLPPQGICDIDDAGKAHRTHWHFVEEPFSTIDYDDYHIINESSSTLYLNIDNSPQSDPFEGNPSSMYVAGVVNVQFCGTPTSPVYNTSCTVTIPIEGIGMAVCDDEENIEGRIYIFLRNNQQDSLLALLHCLDTEWAIRLLVGTYVDEGLFEQALHELQNLPETPENAEFIALYQAIIQGGIEGSGKSDVAISTMNSIAENSNSPFYILAESVLANYRNKEYIRHGQPVNLKLLITPKDKSYFQIIPNPAASSIVCKFVEPLDQNCRLFIYDCSGKIAISVFVPIASLQTNVNIDLLNNGIYFCRLEGSGSVQKLVVVK; via the coding sequence ATGAAAAAGAAAGAGTTTTATTTAGATTCCTGCCCCCCCCCCGCAAGTTATTTCACTAGAAGGGTGAAGAAGTTTGGTGTAAATGCTATTATTTTTAAAATGCTTTTGTTTTTGCTACAAGTATCTTTATTTATTGGGTATGCAATTCCTATTATAGCACAAACTCAACAAGCAGATTTACTTATCAATCCCAGTACCTTGGCTAGTAGTAATACGCCAATATTAGCAAATGTTTATTATGAGCCCATTGACCGTGGACTATATATCACTGAAGTTGGCTATGAATTAGCTCCGCCCGAAGAAGCCCTTCCTGAAGATATTCCCTATGAAAATCGCTGGGGATATTCAATTGAATTAACGTTATCTGAAGATGCCGATCCGGTTGACTTAAGCAATTACTCATTAGTTTTTTATGCAGGTTGCAATACAGAAGGTGCAATCTTGATATCTGAAAGATATAGTTTTGAGTTAAGCGGCAATATTAATTCAGGCGAGACACATCTTGTTGATTTTAGCACCATTGCAGCTTTAAGCAATGTTACCACTACAGTTATTAGTGAATGTAGTGATGATATGTTCTTTTTGCGCTTTGCCATTGCTTTAGTTTATCACAACGGTTTAAGTAATCAACTATTGAATTTTGTATCGCTGCCTAAAATCAATGGCACTTCTTCAAATTTTGATGTATTGGCTTTAGCTTCTGATGGTCCCGCCTTTGATTTTTTGGTATCACCGGTTGGAACCGATACGCAATTAGCTGAAGCTACATTTCCTTGTAGTTTTAGTTTAACTGATCTTGGCTGGCTTTATACTGCAACTCCTAGTTTAGGAACAGTAAATTCAAACTTATCAAATTGTTCGTACAACATTCTGTCATATACACCCACAGGTACAAATATCTCCTTTAATACAGTACCAAGATATGTGAATGAAAAAACACCATCACTAACTTACTCAAATAATGGCGTAACTTATTTCAGACAACCCTCTCCATTTTTAACCTTTAATTCTTCTTGCACAGGATTGTTTACAGAACAGTTACTTCCTTGGGTAGATTATTATTCTGGTATCACTGAAACTTTATTTCCTTGGACATCTAGTAACTCTTCTGATCCGGATTATCAAAATAATATTAATGCTATTACCACTCATGTGGGATTTACCGGCTCGCTGGATTACTTCTATCAAAAACATAATTTAGACTATAACTGGATAACTTATCCTTTTATGAGATATTCCCCTCTAAGCGGAAATTTTGGAGGTTCAGGTCCTACACAAATTGTCAATAGAGGTGCAACCTTAACAATAATTGGTCATGAAGTTACTCACCGATTAGTGAGTAATGTAAATGAAGAATTCGATGAAGCCTTTTGTGATATATTTGGGACTTGTATAGAAAAATTTATTTTAGATCAAAATGGTTACGATGTAAGTGAATATCCTAGCCATCAATCTCAGAAAACATTTGACCCGAACTACGTATCCTTTAGAGATGCAAAAAACTTCTTAGGCATACTAAATACTGATTTTTTGAATTCGTCTGATAAATATTTTCGTCTAAGGGCTGTAACTCATTGGTTTTATTTATTGGAAGAAGGCCCAACAGAAGTAACTCAAGGATCCGCATTATTGCCTGTTTTTATTTGTGGCATAGGAGATCAAAGAGCTGCGAGGGTAGTTTTTGAGGCTCTTCATCGAATAAAAAATGATGTTGATTCTGAAAATATTATATCAGAAGATGTTTTATCTGAAAGCGGAGACCACTTAAAATTGCGTAATCATACTATAGCTGCAATAGATGATATAATAATTGCAGGAGGGAGTATAAACGAAAGTTTTATTAACGAAAGCAACTTTGTAAAGGCACAAATACTCAATGCGTGGTCAACTGTACACGTAGGAGAAGCTGACTTTGTGGTTGCAAATTACAATCCCAATGTTAAAATATGTCTTGGTAATAGCTATACTCTTCATGCTTCCAGTATTTATGGCGATGTTAAATGGATAAAACCAGACGAATCGGTGTACAATCCTTCGTCAGGCGCACCCGATGTAGCAGAGTATGTATTTGAAGGCTTAGAAAACGGAACATTTAATTTTAAAGCCCAAGTTGATTACTACACCGATGATGAAACGTCAATTATTTGTTCTTTAGAAAAGCCGGTACAAATTGAAGTCAAGCCTCTTATTATTAACCAGGATAACCCCCTATATTTATGCTATAACGCACCCTTAACCCTCACCCATTCTTACCATTCGAGCGTTACCGGCTTAGTGTGGAAAGATCCTGCCGGCAATGTGCTGACCCCGAATACAGACGGAAGCCTGACCGTAACCGACCCCGTTTCGGGCACTTATTCAATTTGGGGAATGTGTGAAGGAATGCCAATAGCAGACGAAATCACCGTCACTGTAATAGCTACCCCTACTATTACTTTTATACAACCGACTGAAAATGGTGTATACTGTTTAAATGACCCGGCTACATTAACTATTGAAGAAAGCTATGTCAGTTATGATTGGACGAATACTGTTTCAACGACCAATGAAGTAACGGGCATTGCGAACGAAATAGGCACTACCACCTATTACGTAACCGTAACCGACACCAACGGCTGCACCGCCTCTGCCACAACCACCGTAACCGTTTTCGACAACCCGCAAGTTGATATTGAAACAGGCACAGGAAGCGAGTACTGTACTGCCATACTAACAGCAACCGCTTCAGAAGGTACACCTGGTTATTCTTACCAATGGTCGCCTAACTTAGAAACTACAACCGAAATTACGGTAAATATCCCCGGCATATACTATATCAACGTTACCGATGCCAACGACTGCATTGCACAAGCGCAATACAACGTTCAACCCCAAGACCTGCTCTCCCCACCCGACAATAATGAAGGTGTTTATCGGGTTGGCACTACCACAGGAGAACCGTTTAGCAACTATGACATCGGAAATAATACTGAAACATGGACGGGTTTGGTTCTGAAATTTGCAGGCAAAATTATCGTACCTGCCGAACAAACACTCATAATAGATGAAAGTGTCATAGAAATGAGAGGTGGTGAAAATTCAGAAATCATCATAGAACCCGGCGGACGACTTGAAATAAATCAAGCTACACTGAAAGCAGATAATTGTAATGACAAATTTTGGAAAGGCATCAGTGTAATGGGTTCAGAGATACCCTATGGCAACGATACCGGTTTCGAAACCGAAGCCGCCACCGGCAATTACGGAGTTTTAGTGGCTACAAATTCAAAAATAGAAAACGCCCGTATCGGTTCTTGTAACGGATTGCTTACAGACAATTCCATCACCGCAGCAGGAGGCTTAATTCGTTTGAACAACACCGAGTTTAAAGACAACGGGATTGCTATTAAATTGGAGAAATTTGCACCTTCCAATCATCAGGTTCACGATATACAAAATTGTACGGTAACCTTTACCCAAAACAATCCCCCTGAAAACGCTCCTGAATTCTGGTGGGATTCAAATGCAAATCAACCCATAGGTTTATGGGCTACTGCCATGAAACTGATAAATCCGTTGTACAACAACCGGTTTCATAGCACCATGACGGAAACCAAAAGCGGTATCGGAATGAGGTTGAACAATGTGGCTACTTTGATAACCGCAGACCCCGAAACCGACCCCGACAATCCGGAAATCTTTGAGTTTAGCGGACTGAGCAAGGGCATAGATGTCTATAACACCCTGACCGTCATGAAAAACGTGAACATCTCCGACCAAAACTTCCAAACCACCAAAAAACAAGTAACCCTGAACGGAACAGTCGGCAGCATCATTACCGGAAACACTTTTACCGTTCCTCCCGGCAGTTCGCAAGCAGACGATACCTACGGGCTGCTAACCTATGGTAGCATAGGGCTAGTCATTGAAAACAATCTGTTTCGGGCAGAAGAAGCCGAATACAACCCCTACACTTTCGGTGCTATTTTTGACAACACCGAATATGGCAGCTTTGTAACTCATGTAAGAAACAACTTTTTCGACAGCCGCCTAAACCCCGCCACTCAGTTTATAGGCTACAACGGACGCCTGCTCACCAACTGCAACGCCTACGACGACTGCGATATTGACTGGCACCTCGCCGAATACGCCACCCTGCCACCACAAGGAATATGCGACATTGACGATGCAGGCAAAGCCCACCGCACCCATTGGCATTTTGTAGAGGAACCCTTTTCTACGATAGATTACGATGACTACCACATCATCAACGAAAGTTCTTCAACCCTCTACCTGAATATAGACAACAGCCCTCAGTCTGACCCTTTCGAAGGCAATCCATCCTCTATGTATGTTGCTGGGGTTGTTAATGTACAATTTTGTGGAACTCCAACATCTCCTGTTTATAATACATCTTGCACAGTAACAATTCCTATTGAAGGTATAGGAATGGCGGTCTGTGATGACGAAGAAAATATAGAAGGGCGTATTTACATTTTTTTGCGCAACAATCAACAGGATAGCTTGCTTGCGTTGTTACACTGTTTAGACACTGAATGGGCAATACGCTTGTTGGTTGGTACTTATGTTGATGAGGGTCTTTTTGAACAAGCATTACACGAACTGCAAAACTTGCCGGAAACACCGGAAAATGCTGAATTTATAGCTTTGTACCAAGCTATAATACAAGGTGGTATAGAAGGAAGTGGTAAATCTGATGTAGCTATAAGTACAATGAACTCAATTGCTGAGAATAGCAATTCACCATTTTATATACTAGCTGAAAGTGTATTAGCTAATTACAGAAATAAAGAGTATATCCGACATGGGCAACCCGTTAATTTAAAATTATTAATAACCCCAAAAGATAAAAGTTATTTCCAAATTATACCTAATCCAGCTGCTTCTTCTATAGTTTGCAAGTTTGTAGAACCATTAGATCAGAATTGTCGCTTATTTATTTATGATTGTAGTGGAAAAATAGCGATAAGTGTTTTTGTTCCTATTGCAAGTTTGCAGACAAATGTTAACATAGACCTGTTAAATAATGGCATTTACTTTTGTCGTTTGGAAGGTAGCGGTTCTGTCCAAAAATTAGTTGTTGTTAAATAG
- a CDS encoding T9SS type A sorting domain-containing protein: MYDITGRQVAETTLTGNNCIEEISVEHLPAGIYYYQVLLPLSGQVVASGKVVVGR, translated from the coding sequence TTGTACGACATAACCGGCAGGCAGGTAGCCGAAACCACCTTAACCGGCAACAACTGCATTGAGGAGATTTCGGTAGAACATTTGCCGGCTGGTATTTACTACTATCAGGTGTTGTTGCCCTTATCGGGACAGGTGGTGGCGAGTGGGAAGGTGGTGGTGGGCAGGTAG
- a CDS encoding T9SS type A sorting domain-containing protein, translating into MNANTGLTLGIVMLFSTFVLQAQTSFVYYNKTYGGNDTINILAQAVQQVEDGVLVFGNYGTNTIPYGLYCMKTDALGNFQWIKKLDETPTFQQMGISVGTQVIRVQDNIILMYGKQKNIYVLKLDFGGNVIWQSQFEVITWQAGHMIINTIDEGFLIGGLEQNTTADTVKAYALKIDSEGNFEWDKRYLMGNDARFFTVQHTPWDGGYIFGGMGYSTITGYDMFVVKTAANGDTLWTKRYGNELNDCAAQVINLTSYEDWLAGQEPDYLMTGCFKEGITKKLYLAVIDGNGIIKWEKKHGFLPDISSFQALPIIKPDKGFIGSGYYLHNGFIPQPYVAAFHADGNLNWVVTPTVNPEKQVYLRDLQPTPDGGYILAGYQYSSPQTAWVLKIDSLGNTCSFIGCDSTVVVEVLPGIPSNTNTKVSAMVYPVPASTHLFIRYQIPVGISPSGGAVWRLYDALGRQVAEETLQGSTGTEQVPVEHLLAGIYYYRVVFPASGQTLASGKVMVSE; encoded by the coding sequence ATGAATGCAAATACTGGTTTAACATTAGGCATAGTGATGCTATTTTCTACTTTTGTTTTACAAGCACAAACCTCATTTGTATATTATAACAAAACTTATGGTGGCAATGACACCATAAATATACTGGCGCAGGCAGTGCAGCAGGTAGAGGATGGAGTTTTAGTTTTTGGTAATTATGGAACCAATACCATTCCCTATGGGCTATATTGTATGAAAACAGATGCTTTGGGGAATTTTCAATGGATTAAAAAATTAGATGAAACGCCAACCTTTCAACAAATGGGAATTTCAGTGGGTACACAAGTTATAAGAGTTCAAGACAATATAATCCTGATGTACGGGAAACAAAAGAACATTTATGTATTAAAACTTGATTTTGGGGGCAATGTTATATGGCAAAGTCAATTTGAAGTTATTACTTGGCAAGCCGGGCATATGATTATTAATACAATTGATGAAGGGTTTTTAATTGGCGGATTAGAACAAAACACAACCGCCGACACCGTAAAAGCCTACGCCCTCAAAATAGACAGCGAAGGTAACTTTGAATGGGACAAACGCTACCTGATGGGTAATGATGCCCGTTTTTTTACCGTTCAGCACACACCTTGGGATGGTGGCTACATCTTTGGCGGCATGGGCTACTCTACCATCACCGGCTACGATATGTTTGTGGTAAAAACCGCCGCAAACGGCGATACCCTCTGGACGAAAAGATATGGTAATGAATTAAATGACTGTGCAGCACAGGTAATCAATTTGACATCTTATGAAGATTGGTTGGCAGGACAAGAACCCGACTATTTAATGACAGGGTGTTTTAAAGAAGGAATTACAAAAAAACTCTACCTCGCAGTAATAGATGGAAACGGAATAATAAAATGGGAAAAAAAACATGGATTTCTACCTGATATAAGTAGTTTTCAAGCACTTCCCATTATCAAACCCGATAAAGGCTTCATCGGAAGTGGTTATTATTTACATAATGGCTTCATTCCCCAACCTTATGTAGCTGCTTTTCACGCTGATGGAAATTTAAATTGGGTAGTAACCCCCACCGTCAATCCCGAAAAGCAGGTTTACCTAAGAGACCTACAACCCACCCCCGATGGCGGTTATATATTGGCAGGCTATCAATACAGCAGCCCTCAAACCGCATGGGTATTAAAGATAGACAGCCTCGGCAATACCTGCAGCTTTATAGGTTGCGACAGCACGGTGGTGGTAGAAGTGCTACCTGGTATTCCCTCCAATACAAACACAAAGGTTTCGGCAATGGTCTATCCCGTTCCGGCTTCTACCCACCTCTTTATACGCTACCAAATACCTGTCGGCATTTCACCCTCAGGTGGTGCAGTATGGCGTTTGTACGATGCTCTCGGCAGACAGGTAGCAGAAGAAACATTACAAGGCAGCACAGGGACAGAACAAGTACCGGTAGAACACCTGTTGGCGGGTATCTACTATTACCGGGTGGTGTTCCCTGCATCGGGGCAAACATTGGCAAGCGGGAAGGTAATGGTTAGTGAGTAG
- a CDS encoding T9SS type A sorting domain-containing protein, whose translation MVQIFCLLALLHCIDTEWAIRLLVGTYVDEHLYEQALEELQNLPNTPENAEFIALYQAIIEGGLEGSGKSSAAIVTVNTIADNAVSTHKTLAQSVLAIYNGADYIRHGAPINLPNSGRLQVSAFNLLPNPAQDQVTVMFTRYVKPNQTMKIFDLQGRLVLIQKDIAQNTLVNVAKLQTGIYFCRLSEEADVVKLVIVR comes from the coding sequence ATGGTTCAGATATTTTGCCTGCTCGCCCTATTGCACTGTATAGATACCGAATGGGCAATTCGCCTCTTAGTAGGCACTTATGTAGATGAACACCTTTATGAACAAGCCTTGGAGGAACTTCAAAACTTGCCGAACACGCCAGAAAATGCTGAGTTCATAGCCCTGTATCAAGCCATTATTGAGGGAGGTTTGGAAGGTAGCGGTAAATCATCGGCAGCTATTGTTACGGTAAATACAATAGCAGATAATGCTGTTTCAACACACAAAACATTAGCCCAAAGCGTTTTGGCAATATATAATGGTGCTGATTATATAAGGCATGGCGCACCTATAAACCTTCCAAACAGTGGTCGTTTACAGGTATCAGCATTTAATCTGCTCCCCAATCCGGCGCAAGACCAAGTTACTGTTATGTTTACCAGATATGTCAAACCCAACCAAACAATGAAAATATTTGATTTGCAAGGTAGATTGGTTCTGATACAAAAAGATATTGCACAAAACACCCTTGTAAATGTTGCCAAGTTGCAAACCGGTATATATTTCTGTCGTTTGTCTGAGGAAGCAGACGTTGTAAAATTAGTCATTGTCCGGTAG
- a CDS encoding T9SS type A sorting domain-containing protein translates to MKKQFFFIILILCVFHAKAQVAQFIYFNKVLSSDTMNILAQAIQPIEDGYLTLGGYATSENYVLYIRKLNLTGETDWIKPFEIIENLADLGIIEWGGQVRIVNNSLIAVYERAKNICFTKFNLDGDTILHKKYIQSGWQLGKQIISTPDNGFIIAGMEQNSTVDTVKAYALKIDSEGNFEWDKRYLMGNDARFFTVQHTPWDGGFIFGGMGYSATTGYDMFVVKTTANGDTLWTKRYGSSKNDCAGYVVPLTTYQEYLNGVPIEYLLTGCWESTEPDPLFGHVDYLYIAKINEMGDIIWEHNYTSLAKWLLLQTPPIIAPDKSFIGTGFYLTNGYTPSTKVLKFDSNGTIAWQKNYTLNPDKSCYLKDLQPTTNGGYVLAGYQYSSPQTAWVLKIDSLGNTCSYIGCDSTVVVEVLPGIPSNSTLAVEALVYPVPASTHLFIRYQIPAGILPSGGSMWRLYDSLGRQVVEETLQGNEGVAEVSVAHLPVGIYYYRVVLPTSGQAVASGKILVSEK, encoded by the coding sequence ATGAAAAAACAGTTCTTTTTCATCATATTGATTCTATGTGTCTTTCATGCAAAAGCTCAAGTTGCCCAGTTTATTTATTTTAACAAGGTGTTATCCAGTGACACCATGAATATATTGGCACAGGCGATACAACCAATAGAAGACGGATATTTGACTTTGGGTGGCTATGCTACTTCCGAAAACTATGTCTTATACATACGAAAGCTAAATTTGACGGGTGAGACGGATTGGATAAAACCCTTCGAAATCATAGAAAACTTGGCTGATTTAGGAATTATTGAATGGGGAGGACAAGTGCGAATCGTAAATAACTCATTAATAGCAGTCTATGAGCGAGCCAAAAATATCTGCTTCACAAAATTTAACTTAGATGGTGATACTATTTTGCATAAAAAATATATTCAATCGGGTTGGCAACTGGGAAAACAAATAATTTCTACACCCGACAATGGTTTTATAATTGCAGGAATGGAGCAAAACTCAACCGTCGACACCGTAAAAGCCTACGCCCTCAAAATAGACAGCGAGGGCAACTTTGAATGGGACAAACGCTACCTGATGGGCAACGATGCCCGTTTTTTCACCGTTCAACACACCCCTTGGGATGGCGGTTTCATCTTTGGCGGCATGGGCTACTCCGCTACCACAGGCTACGATATGTTTGTGGTTAAAACCACTGCTAATGGTGATACTCTTTGGACGAAAAGGTATGGTAGCAGTAAAAATGATTGCGCCGGTTACGTTGTGCCCTTAACCACTTATCAGGAATACTTAAATGGTGTTCCAATAGAGTATTTACTTACTGGCTGTTGGGAAAGCACCGAGCCGGACCCCTTGTTTGGACATGTGGATTATCTATATATAGCCAAAATCAATGAAATGGGTGATATTATTTGGGAGCACAACTATACATCTCTTGCAAAATGGCTGTTGTTGCAAACACCTCCTATTATTGCACCTGATAAAAGTTTCATCGGCACGGGATTTTATTTAACAAATGGCTACACTCCAAGCACTAAAGTTTTAAAATTCGACTCGAATGGTACCATAGCTTGGCAAAAAAACTATACTCTCAATCCCGACAAATCCTGCTACCTAAAAGACCTCCAACCCACTACTAATGGCGGCTATGTTCTGGCAGGCTATCAGTACAGCAGCCCACAAACTGCATGGGTATTAAAAATAGACAGCCTGGGCAACACATGCAGCTATATAGGATGCGACAGCACAGTAGTGGTGGAAGTGCTGCCCGGCATCCCTTCCAATTCAACCTTGGCAGTAGAGGCATTGGTCTATCCCGTTCCGGCATCAACCCATCTCTTTATCCGCTACCAAATACCTGCCGGTATTTTACCCTCCGGTGGCTCAATGTGGCGTTTGTACGATTCTCTCGGCAGGCAGGTTGTAGAGGAAACATTGCAGGGCAACGAAGGGGTAGCAGAAGTTTCGGTAGCACATCTGCCGGTGGGTATCTACTATTATCGGGTTGTGCTTCCAACATCGGGTCAGGCGGTGGCGAGCGGGAAGATTTTGGTAAGTGAAAAGTGA